The following coding sequences are from one Tissierella sp. window:
- a CDS encoding alpha-ketoacid dehydrogenase subunit beta, producing MSNKLNIVQAVNQALMNEMENDKTVIVYGEDVGLEGGVFRATVGLQEKFGKERAFDTPLAESAIVGTGVGMAINGLKPVVEMQFMGFSYPAFNQIISHVSRMRNRTRGGITLPMVIRAPYGGGIRALEHHSESTEAIYAHIPGLKVVIPSTPYDAKGLLIAAIRDPDPVLFLEPKRIYRAFKQDIPEEAYVLPIGKAKIVEEGKDVTIITWGAMVRDVQKASEMVKSKGIIPEIIDLRTISPMDRDTIIESVKKTGRAIVVHEAPKSFGVGAEIVSIINEKAFLYLEAPPTRVTGFDTIFPLPRGEKHYIPSPERIAKTIEDVVKF from the coding sequence ATGTCAAATAAATTAAATATAGTTCAGGCTGTGAACCAAGCTTTAATGAATGAAATGGAAAATGATAAAACTGTAATTGTTTACGGTGAAGATGTTGGTCTTGAGGGTGGAGTTTTTAGAGCTACTGTTGGACTACAAGAAAAGTTCGGAAAAGAAAGGGCATTTGATACACCCCTTGCTGAATCTGCAATCGTAGGTACTGGAGTAGGTATGGCTATCAATGGGCTAAAGCCTGTAGTCGAAATGCAATTCATGGGATTCTCATATCCTGCTTTTAATCAAATAATATCTCATGTTTCTAGGATGCGTAATCGTACTAGAGGTGGAATTACACTTCCTATGGTTATTCGTGCTCCTTATGGTGGAGGCATTCGTGCATTGGAACATCATTCAGAAAGTACAGAAGCAATTTATGCTCATATACCAGGTCTAAAGGTAGTTATACCTTCTACTCCTTATGATGCAAAGGGACTTCTTATAGCTGCCATTAGGGACCCTGACCCTGTATTGTTTTTAGAACCAAAGCGTATCTATAGGGCATTCAAACAAGATATTCCAGAGGAAGCCTATGTACTTCCTATTGGGAAAGCAAAAATTGTAGAAGAAGGTAAAGATGTGACTATTATAACTTGGGGTGCTATGGTTAGGGATGTGCAAAAAGCTAGTGAAATGGTGAAGTCTAAGGGAATTATCCCTGAAATAATTGATCTGCGTACTATTTCACCTATGGATAGGGATACAATCATTGAATCAGTTAAAAAGACTGGTAGAGCAATAGTAGTTCATGAAGCACCTAAGTCCTTTGGTGTTGGCGCAGAAATCGTATCTATTATTAATGAAAAGGCTTTCTTGTATTTGGAAGCTCCTCCAACTAGGGTAACTGGTTTTGATACTATATTTCCATTACCAAGGGGAGAAAAGCACTATATTCCATCTCCTGAAAGAATTGCAAAAACCATTGAAGATGTAGTTAAGTTTTAA
- the pdhA gene encoding pyruvate dehydrogenase (acetyl-transferring) E1 component subunit alpha — protein MRFEDYNPLEGKHYNILDINGEIIREEELPSLSDDELLYLYKTMLYTRTIDEKALSYQRQGRMLTYAPNTGQEATQVGSAYAMEKDDWLVPSFRELGAWLVKGVPLKNIYLYWYGNEWGSHMPEGVKVLPVSVPIASQFQHAAGIGMANNIKGENNVVVAYVGDGGTSQGDFHEALNFAAVFKAPVVFIIQNNQYAISVSRKEQTTSKTLAQKSISYDMPGIVVDGNDIFAMYSATKNAIDRARNGEGPSLIEAFTYRLGAHTTSDDPTIYRDDSEVEEWKEKDPILRFKKYLLAKNILTEEWDEKTKKELEVEVMSTFEEIEDKSDTAIEDIFKYHYASMPPVLEEQLNEYKAFLEGGK, from the coding sequence ATGAGATTTGAAGATTACAATCCTCTAGAAGGAAAGCATTACAATATTTTAGATATTAATGGTGAAATAATAAGAGAAGAAGAGCTTCCATCTCTTTCAGATGATGAATTGTTGTATCTCTACAAGACTATGTTATATACACGAACTATAGATGAAAAAGCATTATCCTACCAAAGACAAGGACGAATGCTGACTTATGCTCCAAATACAGGTCAAGAAGCTACCCAAGTGGGTAGTGCTTATGCTATGGAAAAGGATGATTGGTTGGTTCCTTCTTTTAGAGAATTAGGAGCTTGGCTAGTTAAGGGGGTTCCCCTTAAAAATATTTATCTATATTGGTATGGTAATGAATGGGGAAGCCATATGCCTGAAGGTGTAAAGGTACTTCCAGTATCTGTCCCTATTGCATCTCAATTTCAACATGCTGCAGGAATTGGTATGGCAAACAATATCAAGGGAGAAAACAATGTGGTAGTTGCTTATGTGGGAGATGGTGGTACTTCTCAAGGTGATTTCCACGAGGCTTTAAATTTTGCTGCTGTATTTAAAGCTCCAGTAGTATTTATTATTCAAAATAATCAATATGCTATTTCAGTTTCTCGAAAGGAACAAACAACAAGTAAGACCCTTGCGCAAAAATCTATTTCTTATGATATGCCAGGCATAGTCGTAGATGGCAATGATATATTTGCCATGTATTCCGCTACAAAGAATGCTATAGATAGAGCAAGAAATGGTGAAGGTCCTTCCTTGATTGAAGCCTTTACCTATAGATTAGGAGCTCATACAACTTCCGATGACCCTACTATTTATAGAGATGACTCCGAAGTAGAAGAATGGAAGGAAAAAGATCCAATACTAAGATTTAAAAAATATCTATTAGCTAAAAATATATTAACTGAGGAATGGGATGAAAAAACTAAAAAGGAACTAGAAGTAGAGGTAATGTCTACTTTCGAAGAAATTGAAGATAAATCTGATACTGCAATTGAAGATATTTTCAAGTATCATTATGCAAGTATGCCTCCAGTTTTAGAGGAACAACTTAACGAGTATAAAGCTTTTTTGGAAGGGGGTAAATAA